The Candidatus Cetobacterium colombiensis genome includes the window TTCCTTCTTCCCAAATTAATGAGTAAATAGAAAAATGCTCAGGTTTTAAAGAAAAAAGTTTATCTAAATCAGCTTTTAAATCTGATATAGTTTGATTTGGTAAAGAAAACATTAAATCTAAACTGATATTATCAAATCCTGCTTTTCTTGCTAGGTAAAATGCCTCTTCTCCTTGAGAAGAAGAGTGCAATCTACCTAGAACTTTAAGCATTTTATCATCAAAACTTTGAATTCCAATACTAACTCTATTTATTCCATTTTCTCTGAAAAGTTTAAATTTATCTAAGTCAACAGTTTTAGGATTAACTTCAAGAGTGACTTCAGCACCATGTTGAATATTTAAATTAGACAAGATTTTATGTACTTGTTCTGAAGTCAATAAAGAAGGAGTTCCACCACCAAAATAAACTGTTTCAAGAGGAAATTTAGGATACATATTTATTTCTTTTATAAGTGCTTCAACATATTTTTCTCTATCATCACTATTTGATTTAAAAGATAAAAAATCACAATAGTTACATTTATTTAGACAAAAAGGAATATGTATATACATTCCACTTAGCATATTTGCCTCCAAGATTTAATCAACAAAAGCCTCGAATTCTTTCATAGTTTTTGCTAATTTTTCGTTTGCACTAGCTTCTGTTTTTTCAGTAATACAGAAGTAGTATTTTATTTTTGGTTCTGTTCCAGAAGGTCTAGCTGTTATATATGTATTATCTTCTAAAACAAACTGAATAACATCAGATTTTGGAAGACCATTATAACCTAAACTAAAATCTCTTTTAGAGATAACTTTTTTTCCGATTAAAGAATCAGTCACATTATTTCTTAAGTTAGACATGATTTTGCTAATAGCTTCAACACCGTCTTTTCCTTTTTTAGTAACTGCAATGATTCCTTCTCTATAGAAACCAAATTTATTATATAATTTCTCTAATTCTTTAGGTATAGATGTACTAATACTGTTATAATAAGCAGCCATTTCAGCAATTAATAAAGTAGATACAACAGCATCTTTATCTCTTGCATGAGTACCAACAAGGTATCCATAAGATTCTTCAAATCCCATTAAGAAAGTTGCATCATATTTACCTTCTTCGAATTCTCTAATTTTTTCTCCAATGAATTTAAATCCTGTTAATGTTCTAAAAATTTCTACATTTTTTTCTTTAGCAACAACATCTAGCATAGGAGTAGAAACAACAGTAGAAACAACAGCAGCATTTTTAGGAATATCTTTTTTATTTTCTAAAATATAGTTCATTAATAATAAACCTATTTGATTTCCATTAGGATAAATCCATTCTCCATTTTCATCTTTAACAGCAACTCCAATTCTATCAGCGTCAGGATCATTTGCCATACAAATTGTAGCTCCAACTTTTTCAGCTAATTCAATACTTAACTTAAATACAGCAGGGTCTTCTGGATTTGCATACGAACAAGTAGGGAAATTACCATCAGGTTGCTCTTGTTCAGCTACAATGTAGACTGATTTGAATCCAGTTTCATTGAAAACTCTTTTAACAGGTCTTCCACCAGTTCCGTGTAATGGAGAATAAACAATTTTAAAATCCTCTTTTCCAGGAATATCATGGTGAATAATTTGTCTTTTAACAGCTTCAATAAAGTCTGTATCAATATCTTCAGAGATATATTCAAGAAGTCCTTTCTCAATTGCTTCTTCTTTAGTGATAATGTGAATTTGGTCAAATGATGTTACATCATTAACACTATTTACAATTCCACTAGCTTGAGGTTCAATAATTTGACAACCATCGTTCCAGTAAACTTTATATCCATTATATTCTTGTGGATTATGAGATGCAGTTACAACAATACCAGAAATACATTTTAGTTCTCTCACAGCAAAAGATAATTCAGGTGTTGATCTAAGAGATTTAAAAAGATATGCTTTAATACCATTTCCAGCTAAAACTAAAGCTGAGTTTAAAGCATATTCTTCTGATCCAATTCTACAATCATAAGCTATAGCTACACCCATTTCTTTCCCTTTATCTCCAGCAACTTCTAAAATATAGTTAGCAAGACCTTGAGTTGCTTTTCTAATAGTATACTTATTGATTCTATTAGTACCAACACCTCTAACTCCTCTCATTCCACCAGTTCCAAATGAAAGATTTGTATAAAATCTATCCTCAATCTCTTTTTCATTAGTTTTAATGTTTTCTAATTCTTCTCTGTCCTTTAAATCAATATAATCTGATGTTAACCACTTATTATAATTTTCTAATACAAATTTCTCCATTTTTAAATCCTCCCCATTATACAATATTATCCATACCAGAGTTAAAATTTTCTCCAATAGGTTCTTTTTTATTTGCAATAATTACTTCTGTAGTTAAAATTAAAGCTGCAATAGATGTAGCATTTTGTAAAGCAGAACGAGTAACTTTAGTTGGATCAATAATTCCACTTTCGATCATGTGAACATATTTTTCAGTAGCAGCATTTAATCCATAACCATTAGGTAAATTTTTAACTTTTTCAGCGACAACCCCACCGTCTAATCCAGCATTAATAGCTATTTGTTTTAAAGGTGTAATAAGGGAATTTTTTAATATATTAGCACCAATTCCTTCTTCACCTTCTAAAATAAAGGACTCCATTTCCTTTGAAATTTCATTTAAAGCTACTCCACCACCAGGAACAACCCCTTCTTCTATGGCAGCACGAGTTGCATTTAAAGCATCCTCAATTCTAAGTTTTTTTTCTTTCATTTCAACTTCAGTAGCAGCACCAACTTTTATAATAGCTACTCCACCAGAAAGTTTAGCTAATCTTTCTTGAAGTTTCTCTTTATCGTATTCAGAATCTGTTAAAGAGATTTGATTTTTAATTTGATTAATTCTACTTTTTAAAATATCGTGGTTACTGAAACCATCAATGATAACAGTGGAATCTTTAGTAACCTTTATTTTTTTTGCTTGTCCTAGATGGAATAATTCAGTACTTTCTAATTTCATTCCTTTTTCATCAGAAATAACTTCACCACCAGTTAAAACAGCAATATCTTCTAACATAGCCTTTCTTCTATCTCCAAATGCAGGAGCTTTAACACCAATTACATTTAAAGTTCCTCTTATTTTATTCAAAACTAAAGTTGCAAGAGCTTCTCCTTCTAAATCTTCAGCAATAATTAAAAGAGGTCTTGAAGTTTGAACCGTTTTTTCTAAAAGAGGAAGTAGCTCTTTCATTGTAGAGATTTTTCTATCTGTAATTAGAATATATGGATTTTCTAAAAGAGCTTCCATTCTTTCAGAATCTGTAACCATATATGGAGAAAGGTAACCTTTTTCAAATTCCATTCCTTCAACTACTTCAAGAGTAGTGTCTAAAGAACGAGCTTCCTCAACACTGATAAC containing:
- the groL gene encoding chaperonin GroEL (60 kDa chaperone family; promotes refolding of misfolded polypeptides especially under stressful conditions; forms two stacked rings of heptamers to form a barrel-shaped 14mer; ends can be capped by GroES; misfolded proteins enter the barrel where they are refolded when GroES binds) — protein: MVKIIKFNAEARKKLENGVNILADAVKITLGPRGRNVVLEKAYGAPLITNDGVSIAKEIELEDPFENMGAQLIKEVATKANDVAGDGTTTATILAQAIVKEGLKMVSAGANPIFVKKGIEKATKKAIELLLEKSKRVQSNSEISQVASISAGDSEIGELIANAMEKVGESGVISVEEARSLDTTLEVVEGMEFEKGYLSPYMVTDSERMEALLENPYILITDRKISTMKELLPLLEKTVQTSRPLLIIAEDLEGEALATLVLNKIRGTLNVIGVKAPAFGDRRKAMLEDIAVLTGGEVISDEKGMKLESTELFHLGQAKKIKVTKDSTVIIDGFSNHDILKSRINQIKNQISLTDSEYDKEKLQERLAKLSGGVAIIKVGAATEVEMKEKKLRIEDALNATRAAIEEGVVPGGGVALNEISKEMESFILEGEEGIGANILKNSLITPLKQIAINAGLDGGVVAEKVKNLPNGYGLNAATEKYVHMIESGIIDPTKVTRSALQNATSIAALILTTEVIIANKKEPIGENFNSGMDNIV
- the hemW gene encoding radical SAM family heme chaperone HemW, with product MLSGMYIHIPFCLNKCNYCDFLSFKSNSDDREKYVEALIKEINMYPKFPLETVYFGGGTPSLLTSEQVHKILSNLNIQHGAEVTLEVNPKTVDLDKFKLFRENGINRVSIGIQSFDDKMLKVLGRLHSSSQGEEAFYLARKAGFDNISLDLMFSLPNQTISDLKADLDKLFSLKPEHFSIYSLIWEEGTDFFSKLEAGIYKETDNDLEASMYELIIEEAKKHGYIHYEISNFCLPGKRAIHNTKYWKNEEYLGIGIGASGYYNNIRYKNVLSISEYYDKISDNLKPILEEEFVDTEEKEIYEYILGLRIIPDGITPKGKYINLCENLLEKGFLLKKDSRYILSQKGVLMANDVFDKFI
- a CDS encoding phospho-sugar mutase produces the protein MEKFVLENYNKWLTSDYIDLKDREELENIKTNEKEIEDRFYTNLSFGTGGMRGVRGVGTNRINKYTIRKATQGLANYILEVAGDKGKEMGVAIAYDCRIGSEEYALNSALVLAGNGIKAYLFKSLRSTPELSFAVRELKCISGIVVTASHNPQEYNGYKVYWNDGCQIIEPQASGIVNSVNDVTSFDQIHIITKEEAIEKGLLEYISEDIDTDFIEAVKRQIIHHDIPGKEDFKIVYSPLHGTGGRPVKRVFNETGFKSVYIVAEQEQPDGNFPTCSYANPEDPAVFKLSIELAEKVGATICMANDPDADRIGVAVKDENGEWIYPNGNQIGLLLMNYILENKKDIPKNAAVVSTVVSTPMLDVVAKEKNVEIFRTLTGFKFIGEKIREFEEGKYDATFLMGFEESYGYLVGTHARDKDAVVSTLLIAEMAAYYNSISTSIPKELEKLYNKFGFYREGIIAVTKKGKDGVEAISKIMSNLRNNVTDSLIGKKVISKRDFSLGYNGLPKSDVIQFVLEDNTYITARPSGTEPKIKYYFCITEKTEASANEKLAKTMKEFEAFVD